The following are encoded in a window of Deinococcus humi genomic DNA:
- the alr gene encoding alanine racemase, giving the protein MPQNKLSARAHARTSAAALEGNLRALSRRAGVPLLLPVKAGAYGHGLDVVARIAAGHPDVWGLAVATPQEAGTLAGLNPGKPVVLLTPPRPAEVPVLADLGVRLPVASLEEAENLPPHARAHLKVDTGMNRLGARPEDAVRIGLRLAERGVLEGAYTHFATADEPDLAFAWEQFRRFQQVLAQLPPLLAHASNGGGILSLGALPGMGLARPGLASYGFAPAHLKDVLPLTPIMTLEAEITHLHMARAGETVSYGGLWQATRDTLLATVSLGYADGYPRNATGQAQVIVAGERRPVVGRICMDQCMVDVTGLAVAVGESVRFWGPDSITVGDVAGWGGTNEYEVLTGLGTRVERLGAE; this is encoded by the coding sequence ATGCCCCAGAACAAGCTCAGTGCCCGCGCCCATGCCCGCACGTCGGCCGCCGCCCTGGAGGGCAACCTCCGTGCCCTGTCCCGCCGCGCCGGGGTGCCGCTGCTGCTGCCGGTCAAGGCCGGGGCCTACGGTCACGGTCTGGACGTTGTGGCGCGCATCGCCGCCGGGCATCCCGACGTGTGGGGGCTGGCGGTGGCGACGCCGCAGGAGGCCGGGACGCTGGCGGGTCTGAATCCCGGCAAGCCCGTCGTGCTGCTCACGCCGCCGCGCCCCGCCGAGGTTCCGGTGCTGGCCGATCTGGGCGTGCGCCTGCCGGTCGCCTCGCTGGAGGAGGCCGAGAACCTGCCGCCCCACGCCCGCGCACACCTGAAGGTGGACACTGGCATGAACCGTCTGGGCGCACGTCCTGAGGACGCTGTGCGAATCGGGCTGCGGCTGGCCGAGCGCGGCGTGCTGGAAGGGGCCTACACCCATTTCGCCACCGCCGACGAGCCGGATCTGGCGTTCGCCTGGGAGCAGTTCCGGCGCTTTCAGCAGGTGCTGGCCCAGCTGCCGCCCCTGCTGGCGCACGCCTCCAACGGCGGCGGCATCCTGAGTCTGGGGGCGCTGCCGGGCATGGGACTGGCGCGGCCCGGTCTGGCGTCGTATGGCTTCGCGCCCGCGCACCTGAAAGACGTGCTGCCCCTGACCCCGATCATGACCCTGGAGGCCGAGATCACGCACCTGCATATGGCCCGCGCGGGCGAGACCGTCAGCTACGGCGGGTTGTGGCAGGCCACGCGCGACACGCTGCTGGCCACCGTGAGCCTGGGCTACGCCGACGGCTACCCGCGCAACGCCACCGGGCAGGCCCAGGTGATCGTGGCGGGCGAGCGCCGCCCGGTGGTGGGCCGCATCTGCATGGACCAGTGCATGGTGGACGTGACCGGACTGGCGGTGGCTGTGGGCGAATCGGTGCGCTTCTGGGGTCCGGACAGCATCACTGTAGGTGACGTGGCCGGGTGGGGCGGCACCAACGAGTACGAGGTGCTTACCGGGTTGGGCACGCGGGTCGAGCGCCTGGGTGCGGAATGA